ATCGTCTCGATCGCCTCAGCTACAGCGAACTCGTTCTCTGAGAGGCCTTTCCCGAACCTTTCCCGCACTTTCCCGCACTTTCCCGCACTTTCCCGCACGTCAGATTCGAGATTCGCCGCAAAGGGGGCATTACGGTGGAAGGTGAGTTTGGTGCCGAAAGGAACCTCCTCGTAAGTCACCCTCACATTGGCGGCATCGCAGAGCTCGCGCATCTTGCGCATGCCGAGACCGGAGGACTCGATGTCTCCCGAGCGGAAGAGCGCGGCCGCTATGAGCCTATTGCGCGTTTCGGATGACGTGCTCCTGCCGGAGAGGTGGTCCTCAGGATCCTGGCCGCTGACGAACCAGCCAGGACTGATGATGTCGACAGCGTCGTGGTAGACGTCCACCTGCACGTAGCCCGGCCGGTGCCAGGCGCGGTGGGCATAGGCGTTCATGAGCGCCTCGCGTATAGCCACAAAGGGTATCTCGGGTACCTCGTCGCGCGTACGCCTGCCCGTGACGACGATCTTGCGACGGATATTGTTAGCGATGTAGTACTCAGCCTGGTCGACGAGGGAGAAGACAGTACCAGGTTCCTGGCGCAGGTCGAGTGCCTCAGTGCGCATATGGGTCTTGAAGACGCCCATCTTGAGCTGGACGTCAACCGACGGGCAAAAAAGCACCTCGGCGGCGTTGGTGAGGGAGCCATTCGCAGCGAGGAGCCCCAGACTTGCGAGAGTACGCTCGACCGACTCGTGCTCGAAGGCGATCCTGCCGCGCCTCCTTCCCCGCTCAACGAACCTCCTAAGCTCTGCCTCCTCAACGTCCGAAAGAGGTCGCGGCGAGGACTGGCGGTCCCACGGCTTTCTCCGGTAGGCTCGCTCAAGGACCATGGACTCCAGCATGTCAGGTTCCATGAAGCGGTCCTCGTCGGCCACGCGGATGCGGTAGACGTTCTTACAGGCGTAGGGCGCGTCGGGTCCCTCGAAGGTCACGCGGACGTAGTCCTCACCGCCGTCGGCGACGAGCCGCTCGACAGTGGGGTAGACCGCCGGCGCTATCGAGTGGGCTATAGCCTGGCTGACCTTACGCAGCGTACTGTCCGAGACCTGCTGTCCAACGACGTCACCATTGTTCAAGACCCCAAAGTAGAGGGTGCCTCGGCCATGCTTGTTGAGGATCGAGGCCATGGAGGCAATACCCTCCTTGAGCTCTCCGGTGGATCTCTTGTGCTCGACCAGCTCGGTCTCGGGACCGAGGTTCATGTGCGCCTCCCCTCCTGCGTCTGCCGATTATACCGCTCGTGCCCATCGCAGGTGCTATGTTCCGCTACCTTCCCCCGCCGGGCAAGCCCGAGAAGTTGCTGTTCTCACCTGACCTGAGCACCCGACCCATTGGCAGTCCTTACGAGCCTCGGCTTCCTCTTGGCGTATGCCGCCCCGGGGAATGGTCCTGGTCCCAAGATGCTGCCAAATGTAGCACTATGACCTGAGTCCCAGGACGTCCCTCCGGCAGGATGCGACGTCCACCCTCGCGGGAACCTCGAGCCCCAGCCCCCGAACCTCTGCCGGCACTGCCTGTTGGGCGTCCCGGGCACGAGGGCGGGACCGTTCCCGAGGCACACGGGCGACGACGACTTGCCCCAGAGGTCGGTGGGCGACCGGCACCTCCCCGCGTCGGCCACGGCCTCGCGCACCCGCGGCGTGGCCACGGCGCGGGTGACGTCGCGCGGCACCTTGCCGCGCATGGCCGTCTCGGCCCGCCTCGCGGCCGGCGGCGGGCGCAGGTGGTCCCTCGCCGCCTCGAGGACCTGCCCCGCCCCCGTTCGGGAGAAGTAGGCGTCGAGCGCGGAGGCCGGGGCCATCTCGCCCGTGTCGGGCATGGGCACGAAGAAGCCGCCGCGCGCCCCCTCCCAGTCCTTGTCGCGCCCGGGCATGGCCTCGCGCTCCCCCGGCCGCCCGTCCCTGGCCTGGCGCAGGCGGGAGGGCGCCCGGTCCCTGCCGGCGCAGGCGTAGGGGTGGGTCCTTGCCCCGAGGACGCCGCGGGCGAGGTGGCGCCCGAGGTGGGCGCGGCCTCCCCCGGCGAGGAGGCGCTTGCCCCTGTCGGCCTGCGGCCTCGCCCGATGCCACGTGCTCTCGGGGGGATGTCCGCGCCTCGCCGGCGTCCGCGCCAGGTGGCGCGTCTCGCCGCCCACGAGCCCCCTGGCGGCGTGGCCGGCGCCCGGGACCGCCGAGGAGACCGCCGCCCCCAGCGTAGCCTCGACGTCCTCGCGGACGCGCGCGAGCGTGCCCGCGCCCGCCGCGTCTCCGGGCGTCACGCCGTGCCACGCGGGGATGCCCGTGGCGTCGCCGGGCCCCGGCACCAGGCGCGACCGGGGGGCGGCGGCGCCCACGCCATGGGAGGGGAGGGCGTCGGGCGGGCTGTCGGCCAGGCCGCCCGGGAGCGGCGCGGGGCCGACGTGGCGGCGGGTCCCGAGGGAGGGGTCGGAGGCCCTCGCCGCCGAGGCGAGCGCGCGGAAGAGGGACACCCTCGCCGCGTCGGAGCCCATCGCGTGGAAGTGGGCGCTCACGCTCCCGGGCGACGGCACCGACACGTCCGGGAGCAGGCGCGACGCGGCCGAGCGGGCCACGAGGTCGTCGCAGGAGACGCGCGAGCCGTCCCGGGGCGGCGAGCGCGGCAGGTGCGCGAGCAGCCGCCCGCAGTCCCCGTCCCTCGGGAAGGCCTCCCCCGGGACGCCCAGCAGCCCCGACCTTCCCGGGACCGAGAGCAGCAGCAGGCAGTCTCCCGCCACGACGTGGGCGGGGGGGCTCCGGGAGCCCCGACGACTCGTCGGTGGGCGCCCCGTCGCCCCTCCCCGGCGGCCCGAGGCTGTCGGAGTCGGCGTCGTAGCGCACCAGGCCCCTCGTCGGCGAGCGGAACACGCCGCTGCGGCCGCCCTCGGAGAGCCCCGCGACCCTGCCCAGCCGCTCGCGCACCCTCTGGCGCGAGTGGTACCTGGCCCCGGCGACGCGCCCCGCGCCCGCCACCGACGCGGACCAGCCCGCGATCCCGCCCGACTCGTCCCGCACGACCTCCTGCGCACGTACGGGCGGCATCCCAGCCCTCCCGAGGTCCTATGTAATCGTAGGAAGCACCACATGCCGTAGGCAAGCGAGGAGCTGCCGCCAGGCGAGAACGGCAGGTCAGGGCATATCTCTTAGGGAAGTTCCGGTTGGGTGAGGGGTGCTAGTGCTACAAATCAGAGCATCTTAGGATTAATGGGAAAAGAATCCTAAGCGCCAATACCTCGGTGATGAAGGTCGAGGATTCTCTGTCACCCCCTCACGCAGTGCAAAGTCTACCCGTCAATCGTCGGAAAGCATAGGCCAAGGTTCGTGTGCCTATCTATGGAGTTGAGGCCTTGCCTGATGTATTCCCACGTTTCCTCGCGGTCACCTGATACTGAGAAGTCGGAATCATTAATCCCTACTTCCGGGGGGTAATTTCTAAGCACACCCGCTCGTCACCTAGGGCTTCGCGGCGGCGCCCGTGTCGGCGAGCCTCCCCCTCCTCTTCCGGACCCTTCTCTTGGGCGGCCTGAACAGCCGGGGGGTCGCCCTCGGCGGATCGACGGCGAGCGAGCCGCCGCGGATGGGGACTGACGTGGGCACCTCTACCCCGAAGAGCTGGTACACCTCGTTGGCCGGCTGTATCGGCTCGTCCGGGACCAGCCTCCCCTTGTAGAGTATGCACCCCTGCGACCTCAGGGCCTCCATGCGCGAGGCGAGGTAGGCCTCGCCGTCGTTGAGGCGGATCTGCATGAAGCGCATCACCGAGCTGCCTATCATCGAGAGCAGCACGTGGCCGGTGAAGGTCTCCACCGTGTGGCAGCGGGTCGGCAGCAGCTTGGTGTATCCCTTCGCCACGTCGTTGAGCTGCTCGATGCCCTGGCGGACGTAGTACTCTGGCAGTATGTCCTCCACCTCGTGGGGCGTTCCCGAGAGCAGGGCGAACACGCCCTGGTTCTCGAGTCCCTCG
The DNA window shown above is from Olsenella sp. oral taxon 807 and carries:
- a CDS encoding ATP-binding protein; this translates as MNLGPETELVEHKRSTGELKEGIASMASILNKHGRGTLYFGVLNNGDVVGQQVSDSTLRKVSQAIAHSIAPAVYPTVERLVADGGEDYVRVTFEGPDAPYACKNVYRIRVADEDRFMEPDMLESMVLERAYRRKPWDRQSSPRPLSDVEEAELRRFVERGRRRGRIAFEHESVERTLASLGLLAANGSLTNAAEVLFCPSVDVQLKMGVFKTHMRTEALDLRQEPGTVFSLVDQAEYYIANNIRRKIVVTGRRTRDEVPEIPFVAIREALMNAYAHRAWHRPGYVQVDVYHDAVDIISPGWFVSGQDPEDHLSGRSTSSETRNRLIAAALFRSGDIESSGLGMRKMRELCDAANVRVTYEEVPFGTKLTFHRNAPFAANLESDVRESAGKCGKVRERFGKGLSENEFAVAEAIETMGFASTSEVMMAVGLSERGVQGVLKRLAERGVVLRTGAGRSTRYKLAD